One Streptomyces fagopyri DNA window includes the following coding sequences:
- a CDS encoding MraY family glycosyltransferase: MREYLLTLCVTAAVTYLLTGPVRKFAIVAGAMPQIRARDVHREPTPRLGGIAMFFGLCAGLLVADHLRNLNAVFSNSNEPRALLSGAALIWLIGVLDDKFEIDALIKLGGQMIAAGVMVMQGLTILWLPIPGVGLVALTQWQGTLLTVALVVITINAVNFVDGLDGLAAGMVCIASAAFFLYAYRIWYSYGIEAAAPATLFAAILMGMCLGFLPHNMHPARIFMGDSGSMLIGLVLAAGAISITGQIDPDVMNLFSGSERNTVHQTVPVFIPLLLPLTIIAIPAADLVLAIVRRTWRGQSPFAADRGHLHHRLLEVGHSHSRAVLIMYFWSALIAFGALAYSVNSGAMWSVLGIAALSAVGLVLLLLPRFTPRAPRWAEHLVPPRYRRRRAAASALPEDGAAEPATQGTEAARAREDTDRSERAPVVVGVSGVNGATAIGTRARVLDRRGAESSR; the protein is encoded by the coding sequence GTGCGTGAATATCTGCTGACGCTCTGTGTCACAGCCGCGGTGACGTATCTGCTGACCGGGCCGGTACGGAAGTTCGCGATCGTGGCCGGAGCCATGCCGCAGATCCGGGCACGGGACGTGCACCGGGAACCCACACCGCGGCTCGGCGGCATCGCGATGTTCTTCGGCCTGTGCGCCGGACTGCTGGTCGCCGACCACCTGAGGAACCTCAACGCGGTCTTCTCGAATTCCAACGAGCCGCGCGCGCTGCTCTCCGGGGCGGCGCTGATCTGGCTGATCGGCGTGCTCGACGACAAGTTCGAGATCGACGCCCTGATCAAGCTGGGCGGTCAGATGATCGCCGCGGGTGTGATGGTCATGCAGGGTCTGACGATCCTGTGGCTGCCGATCCCCGGTGTCGGCCTGGTGGCCCTCACCCAGTGGCAGGGCACCCTGCTGACGGTGGCGCTGGTGGTCATCACGATCAACGCCGTGAACTTCGTCGACGGGCTGGACGGGCTCGCCGCGGGGATGGTGTGCATCGCCTCCGCCGCGTTCTTCCTGTACGCCTACCGGATCTGGTACTCGTACGGCATCGAGGCGGCCGCCCCGGCGACGCTGTTCGCGGCGATCCTGATGGGCATGTGCCTGGGCTTCCTGCCGCACAACATGCATCCCGCCCGGATCTTCATGGGCGACTCCGGGTCGATGCTCATCGGGCTGGTGCTGGCGGCCGGCGCGATCTCCATCACCGGGCAGATCGACCCCGACGTGATGAACCTGTTCTCCGGCTCCGAGCGCAACACCGTCCACCAGACGGTGCCCGTCTTCATCCCGCTGCTGCTGCCGCTGACGATCATCGCCATCCCGGCCGCCGACCTCGTGCTCGCCATCGTGCGGCGCACCTGGCGCGGGCAGTCGCCGTTCGCCGCCGACCGCGGGCATCTGCACCACCGTCTGCTGGAGGTCGGCCACTCGCACAGCCGGGCCGTGCTCATCATGTACTTCTGGTCGGCGCTCATCGCCTTCGGCGCCCTGGCCTACTCGGTGAACTCGGGAGCCATGTGGAGCGTGCTCGGGATCGCGGCGCTCAGCGCGGTCGGTCTCGTGCTGCTCCTGCTGCCGCGCTTCACACCCCGTGCCCCGCGCTGGGCCGAGCACCTGGTGCCGCCGCGCTACCGGCGCCGTCGCGCCGCCGCCTCGGCGCTCCCGGAGGACGGGGCCGCGGAGCCGGCCACGCAGGGGACCGAGGCCGCGCGCGCGAGGGAGGACACCGACCGGTCGGAGCGTGCCCCGGTCGTCGTCGGAGTCTCAGGAGTCAACGGGGCGACGGCAATTGGCACCCGTGCGCGGGTGCTGGACCGCCGTGGAGCCGAAAGTTCACGCTGA
- the atpE gene encoding ATP synthase F0 subunit C, translated as MSQTLAAVSGSLGSIGYGLAAIGPGVGVGIIFGNGTQALARQPEAAGLIRANQILGFAFCEALALIGLVMPFVYGV; from the coding sequence ATGTCCCAGACCCTTGCCGCTGTCTCCGGCTCGCTCGGCTCGATCGGTTACGGCCTCGCGGCCATCGGCCCCGGCGTCGGCGTCGGCATCATCTTCGGTAACGGCACCCAGGCGCTCGCCCGCCAGCCTGAGGCCGCCGGTCTGATCCGCGCCAACCAGATCCTCGGCTTCGCCTTCTGTGAGGCGCTCGCCCTCATCGGTCTGGTCATGCCGTTCGTCTACGGCGTGTGA
- a CDS encoding DUF2550 domain-containing protein: protein MVLALTVCGLVVALVVVGLFVFGLRRRLIQRSGGTFDCSLRWDVPEKSDTSGKGWGYGVARYNGDRIEWYRVFSYSPRPRRVLERSAIEVAGRRAPDGEEELALLSDAIILACVHRGTRLELAMSEDALTGFLAWLEAAPPGQRVNVA, encoded by the coding sequence ATGGTCCTCGCTCTGACTGTGTGCGGATTGGTAGTGGCTCTCGTGGTGGTGGGGCTGTTCGTCTTCGGCCTCCGCCGCCGGCTCATCCAGCGTTCCGGCGGCACGTTCGACTGCAGCCTGCGCTGGGACGTACCCGAGAAGAGCGACACCAGCGGCAAGGGCTGGGGCTACGGTGTCGCCCGCTACAACGGTGACCGCATCGAGTGGTACCGGGTCTTCTCGTACTCCCCCCGACCGCGCCGGGTGCTGGAGCGTTCGGCGATCGAGGTGGCCGGCCGGCGTGCCCCGGACGGCGAGGAGGAGCTCGCGCTGCTCTCCGACGCGATCATCCTGGCCTGTGTCCACCGGGGTACGCGGCTGGAGCTGGCGATGAGCGAGGACGCGCTGACCGGTTTCCTCGCGTGGCTGGAAGCGGCCCCACCCGGTCAGCGAGTGAACGTGGCCTGA
- a CDS encoding F0F1 ATP synthase subunit delta: MTAHGASREAFAAARERLDALTDSTSVDAARLGDELAAVTALLDREVSLRRVLTDPAQPGEAKAELAQRLLGGQVGGPAADLVAGLVRSRWSQSRNLVDTLEELANIADLTAAQRANTLDDVEDELFRFGRIVASNTELRAALTDRAASKAAKSELLRSLLGGRADATTERLVTRLVTAPRGRSLESGLESLSKLAAERRDRMVAVVTSAVPLSDGQKQRLGAALAKLYGRSMHLNLDVDPEVLGGIRVQVGDEIINGAIADRLDDAGRRMAG, encoded by the coding sequence ATGACAGCGCACGGAGCGAGCCGCGAGGCATTCGCTGCAGCCCGTGAGCGTCTCGACGCGCTGACGGACTCGACGTCCGTGGACGCGGCACGGCTCGGCGACGAGCTGGCCGCCGTCACCGCACTGCTCGACCGCGAGGTGTCACTGCGTCGGGTCCTGACCGACCCGGCGCAGCCCGGTGAGGCCAAGGCCGAGCTGGCCCAGCGCCTGCTGGGCGGCCAGGTCGGCGGCCCGGCCGCGGACCTGGTGGCCGGCCTGGTGCGTTCGCGCTGGTCGCAGTCGCGCAACCTGGTGGACACGCTGGAGGAGCTGGCGAACATCGCCGACCTCACGGCTGCCCAGCGGGCGAACACGCTCGACGACGTCGAGGACGAGCTGTTCCGGTTCGGCCGGATCGTCGCCTCGAACACGGAGCTGCGTGCCGCGCTGACCGACCGCGCCGCCTCGAAGGCGGCCAAGAGCGAGCTGCTGCGCAGCCTGCTCGGCGGCCGTGCCGACGCGACCACCGAGCGTCTGGTGACGCGCCTTGTGACCGCGCCGCGTGGACGTAGCCTGGAGTCGGGACTCGAGTCCCTGTCCAAGCTCGCCGCCGAGCGCCGGGACCGCATGGTCGCCGTCGTCACCTCGGCGGTCCCGCTGAGCGACGGCCAGAAGCAGCGCCTCGGCGCCGCCCTGGCGAAGCTCTACGGGCGCTCGATGCACCTCAACCTCGACGTGGACCCCGAGGTCCTCGGCGGGATCCGGGTGCAGGTCGGTGACGAGATCATCAACGGCGCCATCGCGGACCGGCTCGACGACGCCGGCCGCCGCATGGCCGGCTAG
- a CDS encoding F0F1 ATP synthase subunit B — translation MSQLLILAAEQENPLVPPIPELVIGLIAFVIVFGFLAKKLLPNINKVLDERREAIEGGIEKAEAAQTEAQSVLEQYKAQLAEARHEAARLRQEAQEQGATLIAEMRAEGQRQREEIIAAGHSQIEADRKAASQALRQDVGKLATDLAGKLVGESLEDHARQSRVIDRFLDELEEKAEATR, via the coding sequence ATGAGCCAGCTGCTCATTCTGGCGGCCGAGCAGGAGAACCCGCTCGTCCCGCCGATCCCTGAGCTTGTCATCGGCCTGATCGCCTTCGTCATCGTCTTCGGCTTCCTCGCCAAGAAGCTCCTTCCGAACATCAACAAGGTTCTGGACGAGCGCCGCGAGGCCATCGAGGGCGGTATCGAGAAGGCCGAGGCCGCTCAGACCGAGGCCCAGAGCGTGCTGGAGCAGTACAAGGCCCAGCTCGCCGAAGCCCGGCACGAGGCCGCGCGGCTGCGCCAGGAGGCGCAGGAGCAGGGCGCCACGCTCATCGCCGAGATGCGCGCGGAAGGCCAGCGGCAGCGTGAGGAGATCATCGCCGCCGGCCACTCGCAGATCGAGGCCGACCGCAAGGCCGCTTCCCAGGCACTGCGCCAGGACGTGGGCAAGCTCGCCACCGACCTGGCCGGCAAGCTCGTCGGTGAGTCCCTCGAGGACCACGCCCGGCAGAGCCGCGTCATCGACCGCTTCCTCGACGAGCTCGAGGAGAAGGCCGAGGCGACTCGATGA
- the atpB gene encoding F0F1 ATP synthase subunit A, translated as MSADPTQVLAFETDCHIFDGCGFPAPGLHSFLFKPLLGDGDSNLYFNKTMLLALLGSIIIVGFFWAAFRKPKVVPGKLQMVAETGYDFVRRGIVYETIGKKEGEKYVPLVVSLFFFVWMMNLWSIVPLAQFPVTSIISYPLVLALIVYVLWVSLTFKRHGFVGALKNFTGYDKSLGPVLPLAMLIEFFSNLIVRPFTHAVRLFANMFAGHTLLLLFTIASWYLLNGIGIAYASVSFIMVLVMTAFELFIQALQAYVFVLLTCSFIQGALAEHH; from the coding sequence GTGAGTGCTGACCCGACGCAGGTGCTCGCCTTCGAGACCGACTGCCACATCTTCGACGGCTGTGGATTCCCGGCTCCCGGCCTGCACTCGTTCCTGTTCAAGCCCCTCTTGGGCGACGGGGACAGCAACTTGTACTTCAACAAGACGATGCTGCTGGCGCTGCTCGGCTCGATCATCATCGTCGGCTTCTTCTGGGCCGCCTTCCGTAAGCCGAAGGTCGTCCCGGGCAAGCTCCAGATGGTCGCCGAGACGGGCTACGACTTCGTCCGGCGCGGCATCGTCTACGAGACCATCGGCAAGAAGGAAGGCGAGAAGTACGTACCGCTCGTCGTCTCGCTCTTCTTCTTCGTCTGGATGATGAACCTCTGGTCGATCGTGCCGCTCGCCCAGTTCCCGGTCACGTCGATCATCTCGTACCCCTTGGTGCTCGCCCTGATCGTCTATGTCCTGTGGGTCTCGCTGACCTTCAAGCGGCATGGCTTCGTCGGCGCCCTCAAGAACTTCACGGGATACGACAAGTCGCTCGGCCCCGTGCTGCCGCTGGCCATGCTCATCGAGTTCTTCTCGAACCTGATCGTCAGGCCCTTCACGCACGCGGTGCGACTCTTCGCGAACATGTTCGCCGGCCACACCCTGCTGCTGCTGTTCACGATCGCCAGCTGGTACCTGCTCAACGGCATCGGGATCGCCTACGCCAGCGTCTCGTTCATCATGGTCCTCGTCATGACGGCCTTCGAGCTGTTCATCCAGGCCCTGCAGGCGTACGTGTTCGTGCTGCTGACCTGCTCCTTCATCCAGGGCGCGCTGGCCGAGCACCACTGA
- a CDS encoding F0F1 ATP synthase subunit epsilon, with the protein MAAELHVELVAADRSVWSGEATLVVARTTSGDIGVMPGHQPLLGVLESGPVTIRTSEGGTVVAAVHGGFISFADNKLSLLAEIAELSDEIDVQRVERELERAKAEGDASAERRADVRLRAVSAR; encoded by the coding sequence TTGGCTGCTGAGCTGCATGTCGAGCTCGTCGCCGCGGACCGCAGTGTCTGGTCCGGCGAGGCCACCCTGGTCGTCGCGCGTACCACGTCCGGCGACATCGGCGTCATGCCCGGTCACCAGCCGCTTCTCGGTGTGCTGGAGTCGGGCCCGGTGACCATCCGTACGAGTGAGGGTGGAACGGTCGTCGCCGCGGTGCACGGCGGTTTCATCTCGTTCGCGGACAACAAGCTGTCGCTGCTGGCCGAGATCGCCGAGCTGTCGGACGAGATCGACGTCCAGCGCGTGGAGCGGGAGCTCGAGCGCGCCAAGGCGGAGGGCGATGCCTCCGCCGAGCGCCGGGCAGATGTCCGACTCCGGGCGGTGTCGGCGCGCTGA
- the atpA gene encoding F0F1 ATP synthase subunit alpha, with amino-acid sequence MAELTIRPEEIRDALENFVQSYQPDAASREEVGTVTVAGDGIAKIEGLPSAMANELLKFEDGTLGLALNLEEREIGAVVLGEFSGIEEGQPVHRTGEVLSVAVGEGYLGRVVDPLGNPIDGLGEIETSGRRALELQAPGVMVRKSVHEPMETGYKAVDAMTPVGRGQRQLIIGDRQTGKTALAVDTIINQRDNWRSGDPKKQVRCIYVAIGQKGSTIASVRGALEEAGALEYTTIVAAPASDPAGFKYLAPYTGSAIGQHWMYDGKHVLIIFDDLSKQADAYRAVSLLLRRPPGREAYPGDVFYLHSRLLERCAKLSDEMGAGSMTGLPIVETKANDVSAFIPTNVISITDGQCFLESDLFNAGQRPALNVGISVSRVGGSAQHKAMKQVSGRLRLDLAQYRELEAFAAFGSDLDAASKSQLERGQRLVELLKQPQYQPMPTEDQVVSVWAGTTGKMDDVPVSDVRRFEKELLEFLHRKEQGLMTSIKEGGKMSDDTLTAVADAIADFKKQFETSDGKLLGEDAPAAAK; translated from the coding sequence ATGGCGGAGCTCACGATCCGGCCGGAGGAGATCCGGGACGCGCTGGAGAACTTTGTCCAGTCGTACCAGCCGGACGCGGCCTCGCGCGAGGAGGTCGGTACGGTCACCGTCGCCGGCGACGGTATTGCCAAGATCGAGGGTCTTCCCTCGGCGATGGCGAACGAGCTGCTGAAGTTCGAGGACGGGACCCTCGGTCTCGCGCTGAACCTGGAAGAGCGCGAGATCGGTGCGGTCGTCCTCGGCGAGTTCAGCGGTATCGAGGAGGGCCAGCCGGTGCACCGCACCGGTGAGGTGCTGTCCGTCGCCGTGGGCGAGGGCTACCTCGGCCGCGTCGTCGACCCGCTCGGCAACCCGATCGACGGCCTCGGCGAGATCGAGACGTCCGGCCGCCGCGCCCTCGAGCTGCAGGCCCCGGGCGTCATGGTCCGCAAGTCGGTGCACGAGCCGATGGAGACCGGCTACAAGGCCGTCGACGCGATGACCCCGGTCGGCCGTGGCCAGCGTCAGCTGATCATCGGTGACCGTCAGACCGGCAAGACCGCGCTGGCCGTCGACACGATCATCAACCAGCGCGACAACTGGCGCTCGGGCGACCCGAAGAAGCAGGTCCGCTGCATCTACGTCGCCATCGGTCAGAAGGGCTCCACCATCGCCTCCGTGCGAGGTGCCCTGGAAGAGGCCGGCGCGCTCGAGTACACGACCATCGTCGCCGCCCCGGCGTCCGACCCGGCCGGCTTCAAGTACCTGGCGCCGTACACCGGTTCGGCCATCGGCCAGCACTGGATGTACGACGGCAAGCACGTCCTCATCATCTTCGACGACCTCTCGAAGCAGGCCGACGCCTACCGCGCCGTGTCCCTGCTGCTGCGCCGTCCGCCGGGGCGTGAGGCCTACCCCGGTGACGTCTTCTACCTGCACTCCCGTCTGCTGGAGCGCTGCGCGAAGCTCTCCGACGAGATGGGCGCCGGTTCGATGACGGGTCTGCCGATCGTCGAGACCAAGGCGAACGACGTGTCGGCGTTCATCCCGACCAACGTCATCTCCATCACCGACGGCCAGTGCTTCCTGGAGTCCGACCTGTTCAACGCCGGCCAGCGTCCGGCCCTGAACGTCGGTATCTCGGTCTCCCGCGTCGGTGGCTCCGCCCAGCACAAGGCGATGAAGCAGGTCTCCGGCCGGCTCCGTCTCGACCTCGCCCAGTACCGTGAGCTGGAGGCGTTCGCCGCCTTCGGTTCCGACCTGGACGCCGCGTCGAAGTCGCAGCTGGAGCGCGGTCAGCGTCTGGTCGAGCTGCTCAAGCAGCCGCAGTACCAGCCGATGCCGACCGAGGACCAGGTCGTCTCCGTCTGGGCCGGTACCACCGGCAAGATGGACGACGTACCGGTCTCCGACGTCCGCCGCTTCGAGAAGGAGCTCCTGGAGTTCCTGCACCGCAAGGAGCAGGGCCTCATGACCTCCATCAAGGAGGGCGGCAAGATGTCGGACGACACCCTCACCGCCGTCGCGGACGCCATCGCGGACTTCAAGAAGCAGTTCGAGACCTCGGACGGGAAGCTTCTCGGCGAGGACGCTCCGGCCGCCGCCAAGTGA
- a CDS encoding F0F1 ATP synthase subunit gamma: MGAQLRVYKRRIRSVTATKKITKAMEMIAASRVVKAQRKVAASAPYATELTRAVTAVGTGSNTKHPLTTEAETATRSAVLLLTSDRGLAGAFNSNAIKAAELLTARLAAEGKEVDTYIVGRRGLAHYHFRERTVVESWSGFTDEPTYADAKKVAGPLIEAIEKETADGGVDELHIVYTEFVSMMTQSAIDGRLLPLRLEEVAEETSSTGEILPLYEFEPSAEDVLDALLPRYVESRIYNALLQSAASKHAATRRAMKSATDNAGDLITTLSRLANAARQAEITQEISEIVGGSAALADATAGSDK; this comes from the coding sequence ATGGGAGCCCAGCTCCGGGTCTACAAGCGTCGCATCCGATCCGTCACCGCGACCAAGAAGATCACCAAGGCGATGGAGATGATCGCCGCCTCGCGTGTCGTCAAGGCGCAGCGCAAGGTGGCGGCCTCCGCGCCGTACGCGACCGAGCTCACCCGCGCGGTCACGGCGGTCGGTACCGGTTCGAACACCAAGCACCCGCTGACCACCGAGGCGGAGACGGCGACCCGTTCCGCGGTGCTGCTCCTCACGAGCGACCGCGGGCTGGCCGGCGCCTTCAACTCCAACGCCATCAAGGCGGCGGAGCTGCTGACCGCCCGTCTCGCGGCCGAGGGCAAGGAGGTCGACACGTACATCGTCGGCCGCCGCGGTCTGGCCCACTACCACTTCCGCGAGCGCACGGTCGTGGAGTCGTGGTCGGGCTTCACCGACGAGCCCACCTACGCGGACGCGAAGAAGGTCGCGGGTCCGCTCATCGAGGCCATCGAGAAGGAGACGGCGGACGGCGGCGTGGATGAACTCCACATCGTCTACACCGAGTTCGTCTCGATGATGACGCAGTCGGCCATCGACGGCCGACTGCTGCCGCTCCGCCTCGAAGAGGTTGCGGAGGAGACGTCCAGCACGGGCGAGATCCTTCCGCTGTACGAGTTCGAGCCATCGGCGGAGGACGTCCTCGACGCCCTGCTGCCGCGCTACGTCGAGAGCCGTATCTACAACGCGCTGCTCCAGTCGGCTGCCTCCAAGCACGCCGCCACGCGCCGCGCGATGAAGTCGGCGACCGACAACGCGGGAGACTTGATCACCACGCTCTCCCGCCTTGCCAATGCGGCCCGCCAGGCCGAAATCACCCAGGAAATCAGCGAGATCGTCGGTGGCTCCGCAGCCCTTGCCGACGCGACCGCGGGGAGTGACAAGTAA
- the atpD gene encoding F0F1 ATP synthase subunit beta has translation MTTTSETAVATGRVARVIGPVVDVEFPVDAMPDIYNALHVEVADPANAGEKKTLTLEVAQHLGDGLVRTISMQPTDGLVRQAAVTDSGTGITVPVGDFTKGKVFNTLGEVLNSDEKYTGERWSIHRKAPRFDELESKTEMFETGVKVIDLLTPYVKGGKIGLFGGAGVGKTVLIQEMIYRVANNHDGVSVFAGVGERTREGNDLIEEMSDSGVIDKTALVFGQMDEPPGTRLRVALAGLTMAEYFRDVQKQDVLFFIDNIFRFTQAGSEVSTLLGRMPSAVGYQPNLADEMGLLQERITSTRGHSITSMQAIYVPADDLTDPAPATTFAHLDATTVLSRPISEKGIYPAVDPLDSTSRILDPRYIAADHYATAMRVKSVLQKYKDLQDIIAILGIDELGEEDKLTVHRARRVERFLSQNTHVAKQFTGVDGSDVPLDESIVAFNAIIDGEYDHFPEQAFFLCGGIEDLKANAKELGVS, from the coding sequence ATGACGACGACTTCTGAGACGGCCGTTGCCACGGGCCGCGTCGCCCGGGTCATCGGCCCGGTCGTCGACGTGGAGTTCCCCGTCGACGCGATGCCGGACATCTACAACGCCCTTCACGTCGAGGTGGCCGACCCGGCCAACGCCGGCGAGAAGAAGACGCTGACCCTGGAGGTCGCCCAGCACCTGGGTGACGGCCTGGTCCGCACGATCTCCATGCAGCCCACCGACGGTCTGGTCCGCCAGGCCGCGGTCACCGACAGCGGTACCGGCATCACGGTCCCGGTCGGCGACTTCACCAAGGGCAAGGTGTTCAACACCCTCGGTGAGGTGCTGAACAGCGACGAGAAGTACACGGGCGAGCGCTGGTCCATCCACCGCAAGGCCCCGCGCTTCGACGAGCTCGAGTCGAAGACCGAGATGTTCGAGACCGGCGTCAAGGTCATCGACCTTCTCACCCCGTACGTCAAGGGTGGAAAGATCGGTCTGTTCGGTGGAGCCGGTGTCGGCAAGACGGTGCTCATCCAGGAGATGATCTACCGCGTCGCCAACAACCACGACGGTGTCTCCGTGTTCGCCGGTGTCGGCGAGCGCACCCGTGAGGGCAACGACCTCATCGAGGAGATGTCGGACTCGGGCGTCATCGACAAGACCGCCCTTGTCTTCGGCCAGATGGACGAGCCCCCGGGCACCCGTCTGCGCGTGGCCCTCGCGGGTCTGACCATGGCGGAGTACTTCCGCGATGTGCAGAAGCAGGACGTGCTGTTCTTCATCGACAACATCTTCCGCTTCACGCAGGCCGGTTCCGAGGTCTCGACCCTGCTCGGCCGTATGCCCTCCGCGGTGGGCTACCAGCCGAACCTGGCCGACGAGATGGGTCTCCTCCAGGAGCGCATCACCTCGACCCGTGGTCACTCGATCACCTCGATGCAGGCGATCTACGTCCCCGCGGACGACCTGACCGACCCGGCCCCGGCCACCACGTTCGCCCACCTCGACGCGACGACGGTTCTCTCCCGTCCGATCTCCGAGAAGGGCATCTACCCGGCCGTGGACCCGCTGGACTCCACGTCCCGCATCCTGGACCCCCGCTACATCGCGGCGGACCACTACGCGACCGCGATGCGCGTCAAGTCGGTTCTTCAGAAGTACAAGGACCTTCAGGACATCATCGCGATCCTCGGTATCGACGAGCTGGGCGAGGAGGACAAGCTCACCGTCCACCGTGCCCGTCGCGTGGAGCGCTTCCTGTCCCAGAACACCCACGTCGCCAAGCAGTTCACCGGCGTCGACGGGTCGGACGTCCCGCTGGACGAGTCGATCGTGGCCTTCAACGCGATCATCGACGGCGAGTACGACCACTTCCCGGAGCAGGCGTTCTTCCTGTGCGGTGGCATCGAGGACCTCAAGGCCAACGCCAAGGAGCTCGGCGTCTCCTGA